One genomic region from Nostoc sphaeroides encodes:
- a CDS encoding calcium-binding protein: MSTKFIRKLKNVETINGTTGNDYLTGTEKNDVIYGYEGDDTLIGGSGKDRLVGGGGNDILTGGQGKDTFELYYSGGGIDTITDFSVKEDFIEVTTAPNTAEQGRVNFKGAIDSTLFKTNLLTLRSSNVVQLQDGIFTYDKSTGALFYDDQQLAWLPLNLDWPTKTTKQHIFFFSSASPNLSSL; this comes from the coding sequence ATGTCTACTAAATTTATCAGGAAGTTAAAGAATGTGGAAACTATTAACGGCACCACTGGAAACGACTATCTAACTGGGACTGAAAAAAACGATGTAATCTACGGTTACGAAGGCGATGATACTCTAATAGGTGGTTCGGGTAAAGACCGCTTAGTTGGAGGAGGTGGTAATGACATTCTCACTGGTGGTCAGGGTAAAGATACCTTTGAGTTGTATTACTCAGGTGGCGGTATTGATACAATTACAGACTTCTCAGTTAAAGAGGATTTTATTGAAGTTACTACTGCTCCTAATACAGCCGAGCAAGGCAGAGTGAACTTTAAAGGTGCTATTGACTCTACTCTGTTTAAAACTAATCTACTAACGCTTAGATCGAGTAATGTTGTTCAACTTCAGGATGGCATTTTTACATACGACAAAAGCACTGGTGCTCTATTTTATGATGATCAGCAGCTAGCCTGGCTACCTCTTAACCTCGACTGGCCAACAAAAACTACAAAACAACATATTTTCTTTTTCTCCTCAGCTAGTCCTAATTTGTCCTCTTTATAG
- the topA gene encoding type I DNA topoisomerase, whose amino-acid sequence MIKRLLVVESPGKVKKLSQILGSDWKVLASCGHIRELSNEGDDSLGFVMDGSNVRCNYVPRDQRAKETIQKLKSAVRQVDEVVLATDPDREGETIAWHLKETLGLKEPKRVIYTEITASAVQSAIANPRKLDQNLIGAGLCRDCLDKLVGYKGSPLVWALNNGAKSVGRVQSATLHLICQRENEILAFVPQDYWSVWVDYAEGFRAFYKGTVDSAKDAADQETETNDDAKVGNSPETPESKRVLSEAEATRLVEEAQRHPHQVIHFEGKIVNRQPPPPFTTSSLQQAAGSKLRFAPDKTMVVAQKLYEAGLITYMRTDSVMLSPEFCASARKWLEQNDPPNVPSQVAKHRSSKSAQEAHEAIRPTDVFRPSVQLRLELPDDEFNLYVMIWKRSIASQCRAAQLRKTLVITQSGSLLWSARGQVIEFYGYARYWNNLSKDSVLPSLQQGQALKLENAGHEKKQTQPPPRYSEPKLVQLMERKGIGRPSTYAPTVATLKKRNYVELKKDHLQPTALGLEVDAFLLKALPDLLEAEFTAKMEDALDAISEGKNSWQHYLTSWNQNYFVPALSKAKTVVASSPTGKTNVITERKYETSKTRCPECKNFLAKIPSSKLKKKYFLKCIKGCENIVLFWSDFNKTWQPPQAKTVQTENQQKPPVKMTAYPCPVCKKPLEEYSYIKEGQSKKMLRCCDPQSRKDTKHKDVAYFNTPKGWWSPKFGELNC is encoded by the coding sequence ATGATCAAACGCCTGCTTGTGGTAGAATCTCCCGGAAAAGTCAAAAAACTCAGTCAAATTCTGGGTTCGGATTGGAAAGTTTTAGCCAGTTGTGGCCATATCCGAGAACTCAGCAATGAAGGAGACGATTCCTTGGGCTTCGTCATGGACGGCAGTAATGTTCGGTGCAATTACGTTCCGCGTGACCAACGAGCGAAAGAAACAATTCAGAAACTCAAGTCTGCGGTGAGGCAGGTTGATGAAGTTGTCTTAGCAACTGACCCAGACCGGGAAGGTGAAACAATCGCTTGGCATCTCAAAGAAACGCTGGGTTTAAAGGAACCGAAACGAGTAATTTATACTGAGATTACAGCATCGGCGGTACAGAGTGCGATCGCTAATCCCAGAAAGCTAGACCAAAACTTAATCGGTGCTGGGTTGTGCAGAGATTGCCTAGATAAGTTGGTAGGTTACAAGGGTAGTCCTTTAGTTTGGGCATTGAATAACGGCGCTAAGAGTGTTGGCAGAGTCCAAAGCGCCACGTTGCACTTGATTTGTCAGCGAGAAAACGAAATTCTGGCGTTTGTCCCCCAAGATTACTGGAGTGTCTGGGTAGATTATGCGGAAGGATTTCGGGCTTTTTACAAAGGGACGGTCGATTCTGCAAAAGATGCAGCAGACCAAGAAACTGAAACTAATGATGACGCAAAGGTAGGTAATAGTCCAGAAACACCAGAGTCTAAGCGCGTTCTTTCCGAAGCAGAGGCTACACGTTTAGTTGAAGAAGCACAGCGACATCCTCATCAGGTGATTCATTTTGAAGGAAAAATTGTTAACCGCCAGCCACCGCCACCATTTACAACTTCTAGCCTTCAGCAAGCAGCTGGTTCAAAGCTGAGGTTTGCTCCTGATAAAACTATGGTTGTTGCTCAAAAGCTATATGAGGCTGGGCTGATAACATATATGCGAACAGATTCAGTAATGCTGAGTCCAGAATTTTGTGCCAGCGCCCGTAAATGGTTAGAGCAAAATGATCCGCCGAATGTACCGTCGCAAGTTGCCAAGCATCGTAGTAGCAAATCCGCTCAAGAAGCACATGAAGCGATTCGTCCAACGGATGTATTTCGTCCCTCAGTTCAGTTGCGTTTAGAACTTCCTGATGATGAGTTTAATTTGTATGTGATGATTTGGAAACGGTCAATTGCTTCTCAGTGTCGGGCTGCTCAATTACGTAAAACTTTAGTGATTACTCAGTCTGGTTCTCTACTGTGGTCAGCCAGAGGGCAAGTGATTGAATTTTACGGTTATGCTCGGTACTGGAACAATCTCAGCAAGGACAGTGTTTTACCTTCATTACAACAGGGACAAGCATTGAAACTGGAGAATGCGGGACATGAAAAGAAGCAAACCCAGCCACCACCTCGTTATAGCGAACCAAAATTAGTGCAACTGATGGAACGTAAAGGAATTGGTCGCCCAAGTACTTATGCTCCTACTGTTGCTACCTTAAAAAAACGAAATTATGTCGAATTGAAAAAAGATCATCTGCAACCGACAGCGTTAGGGTTAGAAGTTGATGCGTTTTTGCTCAAAGCACTGCCAGATTTATTAGAGGCGGAATTTACAGCGAAAATGGAGGATGCCCTTGATGCAATTTCTGAAGGAAAAAACTCTTGGCAGCATTATTTAACTAGTTGGAATCAGAATTATTTTGTCCCAGCGCTCTCTAAAGCTAAAACTGTAGTTGCGAGTTCCCCAACAGGTAAAACTAATGTGATAACTGAGCGCAAATATGAAACTTCCAAGACGCGATGCCCTGAATGCAAAAATTTTCTTGCCAAAATTCCGAGTAGTAAACTTAAAAAGAAATATTTCCTCAAATGCATCAAAGGCTGTGAAAATATCGTGCTATTTTGGAGTGATTTTAATAAAACTTGGCAGCCACCACAAGCTAAAACAGTCCAAACTGAAAATCAACAAAAGCCTCCCGTGAAGATGACGGCATATCCCTGCCCAGTATGTAAGAAACCTTTAGAGGAGTACAGTTACATCAAAGAGGGGCAGAGTAAGAAAATGTTGCGATGTTGTGATCCACAATCACGCAAGGATACTAAACATAAAGATGTAGCTTATTTCAATACGCCAAAAGGGTGGTGGAGTCCTAAGTTTGGGGAATTGAATT
- the ftsH gene encoding ATP-dependent zinc metalloprotease FtsH, whose amino-acid sequence MTNLGKKALIKRQSSKRGAWVGAIAASLIMLPGIFGSTPVLAQKAESTSLNYGDLIKKAKAGEIQKVELDETEQLAKVYLKGQKADTPPQQVRLLAQNTELINILKDKNVDFGEVSSANSRAAVGLLINLMWILPLVALMLLFLRRSTNASSQAMNFGKSKARFQMEAKTGVKFEDVAGVQEAKEELEEVVTFLKQPERFTAVGARIPKGVLLIGPPGTGKTLLAKAIAGEAGVPFFSISGSEFVEMFVGVGASRVRDLFKKAKENAPCLIFIDEIDAVGRQRGAGIGGGNDEREQTLNQLLTEMDGFEGNTGIIIIAATNRPDVLDTALLRPGRFDRQVMVDPPDLKGRLDILKVHARNKKIDPSVSLEAIARRTPGFTGADLANLLNEAAILTARRRKEAVTLLEIDAAVDRVVAGMEGTALVDSKSKRLIAYHEVGHALVGTFLEGHDPVQKVTLIPRGQALGLTWFTPNEEQGLISRSQLKARITATLGGRAAEEIVFGKPEVTTGAGNDLQQVTGMARQMVTRFGMSELGPLSLENQSGEVFLGRDWMNKSDYSEEIAAKIDSQVREIVNNSYIRAIELLQENRIVLERLVDLLIEQETIEGDAFRKIVADNTQVADAQVAVPH is encoded by the coding sequence ATGACAAATTTGGGAAAAAAAGCATTGATAAAAAGACAGTCGTCAAAGCGTGGTGCTTGGGTTGGTGCGATTGCAGCTAGTTTGATTATGTTACCAGGAATTTTCGGGAGTACTCCCGTCTTGGCACAAAAGGCAGAAAGCACCTCTTTAAATTATGGCGACTTGATCAAGAAAGCGAAGGCGGGAGAAATCCAAAAAGTAGAGCTTGACGAAACTGAACAGCTAGCAAAGGTTTATCTCAAAGGGCAAAAGGCTGATACACCACCGCAACAGGTGAGACTTCTGGCACAAAACACAGAGTTAATTAACATCCTCAAAGATAAGAATGTTGATTTTGGCGAAGTTTCCTCAGCTAATAGTCGAGCTGCTGTTGGACTGTTAATCAATCTCATGTGGATTTTGCCACTGGTAGCTTTAATGCTATTATTCCTGCGTCGCTCTACCAATGCTTCTAGCCAAGCGATGAATTTTGGTAAATCCAAAGCTCGCTTCCAAATGGAGGCAAAAACTGGAGTAAAATTTGAAGATGTAGCCGGGGTTCAAGAAGCTAAAGAAGAACTCGAAGAAGTTGTTACTTTCCTGAAACAGCCAGAAAGATTTACTGCTGTAGGCGCACGTATTCCCAAAGGAGTGCTGTTAATTGGCCCTCCGGGTACTGGTAAAACTTTACTAGCAAAAGCGATCGCAGGTGAAGCTGGTGTACCATTTTTCAGTATTTCCGGTTCAGAATTCGTAGAAATGTTTGTTGGTGTGGGTGCATCTCGCGTGCGCGACCTCTTCAAGAAAGCCAAAGAGAATGCCCCTTGTCTAATATTTATCGATGAAATTGACGCAGTAGGTAGACAACGGGGTGCTGGTATCGGTGGCGGTAACGACGAGCGCGAACAAACCCTCAACCAACTGCTCACCGAAATGGATGGTTTTGAAGGTAACACAGGCATCATTATTATTGCTGCCACTAACCGCCCAGATGTTTTAGATACAGCGTTACTCAGACCGGGACGCTTTGACAGACAAGTGATGGTCGATCCACCCGATCTCAAAGGACGACTGGATATTTTGAAAGTCCACGCGCGGAATAAGAAAATTGATCCTAGCGTATCATTAGAAGCGATCGCTCGTCGCACTCCTGGTTTTACTGGCGCAGACTTAGCCAACTTACTCAACGAAGCTGCCATTCTCACTGCTAGGAGACGCAAAGAAGCTGTCACCCTTTTAGAAATTGATGCAGCTGTAGATCGAGTTGTTGCAGGTATGGAAGGTACCGCCTTAGTAGACAGCAAGAGCAAGCGCTTGATTGCCTATCATGAAGTTGGACATGCTTTAGTTGGTACATTCCTAGAAGGGCATGACCCTGTACAAAAAGTTACACTCATCCCACGAGGGCAAGCACTGGGATTAACTTGGTTTACTCCCAACGAAGAACAGGGGTTAATTTCCCGTTCCCAACTCAAAGCCAGAATTACTGCTACTTTGGGTGGTCGCGCCGCCGAGGAAATTGTTTTTGGTAAGCCAGAAGTGACCACAGGTGCAGGCAATGACCTGCAACAAGTTACAGGAATGGCGCGGCAGATGGTGACACGCTTCGGGATGTCAGAATTAGGCCCATTGTCACTAGAAAATCAGAGTGGAGAGGTATTTTTGGGGCGTGACTGGATGAATAAATCAGATTATTCTGAGGAAATTGCCGCCAAAATTGATTCACAGGTGCGTGAAATTGTCAACAATTCCTACATTAGAGCAATAGAACTGTTGCAAGAAAACCGCATAGTTTTGGAGCGTTTAGTAGATTTGTTAATAGAACAGGAAACAATTGAAGGTGATGCATTCCGCAAAATTGTTGCTGACAATACCCAGGTAGCCGATGCACAAGTGGCTGTACCTCATTAG
- a CDS encoding NADPH-dependent FMN reductase: MVRIIGIGGSLRPNSYTQLALQIAVQRVEAVGGEVEIIDLRQLQLPFCTGAKEYPEYPDVLRLQDTVSRADGLILATPEYHGSVSGVLKNALDLMSFEQLSDKVTGLISVLGGQSNSNALNDLRLIVRWVHGWVIPEQIAIGQAYGAFSPEGKLLDEKLSQRFDQFAQSLVDNTRKLRGVD, translated from the coding sequence ATGGTAAGAATTATTGGCATAGGTGGTAGTTTAAGACCAAACTCCTATACCCAGCTTGCTTTGCAAATAGCAGTGCAAAGAGTTGAAGCGGTGGGTGGAGAGGTAGAAATTATTGATTTACGGCAGTTGCAGCTACCGTTTTGCACTGGCGCCAAGGAGTATCCAGAGTACCCAGATGTTCTGCGGTTGCAAGATACAGTCAGCCGCGCCGATGGGTTAATTTTAGCGACACCTGAGTATCATGGTAGCGTTAGTGGTGTGCTAAAAAATGCCCTAGATTTGATGAGCTTTGAGCAACTGTCTGATAAAGTTACAGGACTAATCAGCGTATTAGGGGGTCAGTCTAATAGTAATGCTTTAAATGACCTACGGCTAATTGTGCGATGGGTGCATGGTTGGGTGATTCCCGAACAAATTGCGATCGGACAAGCTTATGGTGCTTTTAGTCCTGAAGGCAAGTTGCTAGATGAAAAACTATCTCAAAGATTTGATCAATTTGCTCAGAGTTTAGTTGATAACACTCGCAAGCTGCGGGGTGTTGATTAG